The Palaemon carinicauda isolate YSFRI2023 chromosome 7, ASM3689809v2, whole genome shotgun sequence DNA window agtccacgacgccggtacttgtgacggctatgcagaaagttatcgtgatgttgtatggaaacactagtgcccctctctgcatccctgcgctgtactgtacaagcaaaagctgctgaaaatattctatgtttaaggcagcgaagtgagggctcatcatttctgtcatcaaggtccagtgtGCAGGCCGCTTTAGCAAGACtatccaccatgtcattcccagcaagcccaatatgggagggcatccacatgaaggacacgacaagcgaggcattgtaagcagcagcgagttgacacagtatgtctcgcacaacacgaccacagctgggcctagaagatgtcagtgcctggagtgcagatttggagtcgcagatcaccaatccattcacatttcttctaacaagtagagttactgcatcccatataccttgaagttcgcaataagtggaactggatgagtttggcagcctgcgaccatgccacccaccctcaggaggttctaaagtttgggagaacatagcacatgctgcacttccatctgcctgtaccgagccgtcaacgtagatgtggtgtcctgcaggaactgaaattgacagattggatattgtttccaaaaccagctgtttctgtagactggtatgggcatctttagaggttggtgtgaaagtgacagcaggaataggaacccaccatggtggcaaatcttggatgacagCTTGCTCAGGTACAGcaatatcaaggtgtcgaagattttcacatactgtcctaactaggttatggccccctggccggagttgaggtcttggtgcatcttcgtcaagtgatgctctgaggacagcagagaagtttggagtaaattgtggagagtgtagacatttaacagaaaacaaagttacattggcataaattctctctattaatggaggtaacatgagttcggtctgcatgttgactatccgagtggaaggagggcaacctaggataaacctcattaccctattttggaacagttctagtggttgtaatgcctgtctgggtaattgaattaaagcaggagataaatagtcaacaactgacctcagaaagaggatatagagggttttagccacggggatagatatacctgtggccctggtcgcaagccacttgatgggagtgaagcgaggctccagtcgatcaagaaggtcTTTCACCATGGGATGGATTCGTTGTCGTGcgggtatagcaggggtgatcctgactggtgcacctagatatgtatactgtgtgcagtgaggtataatattcccacccatagtgaacactggcaggtctcggagattccgcgcagagaagattctgcttttttctggggagagtatgaggccacaggaggtacaggacctgtagaagtcttgaaggacacgttgaaggtctcgaggggtagtggagtggatgcagacatcatcagcatagcaggttacagtggttccagggatagcagggaggagagacagtacacggtgcataagtatattaaaaagaaatgggctcaatacaccgccctgaggtgtgccaagctcaaaattttcataggagctacatgcacctttgaagaaaacacgcgattttctgttactgagataaccgtttatccacttcagaaggtttcctctgacaccaaattcgacaagctgatcaagaattatgtcccggttggctatatcaaaagcacttttgaggtcaaggaaggcaactacactgttggaggacaatcgggagtagagttcagctaaacagtgatgagtactcctctgtggaagaaagccatacaaatggggagaaagtttttcttgtaaccggtacattagtctggttagtaatatacgctcaaacactttactaaaacatgaggtgagggagataggccggtatttatcagttccaggctttgggataggaataattgtgctaatgatccaggcagcaggtacatatccaagttggtagcaaagattatacaattgtaaaagaggatttccaggaaccttctggagaagacgaagcacttgataagtgaggccatcatctccaggagcagaatttttatttcccataacagcacgtcgcagctcatcctcggtgatcagctctttgtcctcctcgtccgattccaacaatgcagccatcagacgaaggttgcgtaaattgctctgggaagagagtgcttcttggatttgtacagggagattactggaccgtgactgggttgaccaagtagtgatgagatcctgggcatatgcttgtggactgtgatgaagtgcacgtatggtttttttcttgacagtccttttaatgagatgccacatggtcccaacgctagtctggtggttaattaggtcagtgtatttataccacgactcagtgtagacacacttctggagagcaactaaatcatccctcgcctgctgatattgaagtagatgattaggtgtcggttgtgtctgaaaggcaaggccagcatcggccgcaactctctctgcttgcataatgcgttgatccaaggtccaagcatgggcaacaagatgacttttGATGTGAGGTCTGGcgatatatagttgatagaagtcatgggtagcttttaccaaagaattatacaggtgttctggagagtgtttatcaaaggtaggtaggacagaggagatgtatgaaatatatgttgggcagtacttgggtggaatggtgatgcgggtacgatgataggggtcacttggatgagtctgtattgcgtactgtagacataaggcaacatggtcagaaaagagcgagggaacagaatgacaggagacatgtgatgctacaagcccagatgtaaggatatgatcaagagtgcccccccggatgtgtgtggcaccacctgtatcccaacgggttaaatggtaacgacggatgtagttgagcagaggaactccactgcggttgggaatcggagagacatcacctagatctgggtgtctggcattgaaatcccccatgtagatcatgccaaggtttgtaggtgtaggaagtgctgAGAGGTTAATTAGGCCAGGGGCAGAGTAGACattgcataatcgaatatgaccatcacctatcttaacctgaaaaagttgaaaggtcatgttaatatctgctgatgagcgaaggagttgatgagggagagtagagtggatgtaagtaataagaccattcctgacatgatgtacatatgaaacataaccAGAAAGTTTTGGAGCTTCATCACCAGGCTGAGCACCGCCAGGGAaggcttcttgaataaatattacttgtggGTGATGGCGATAAACATATGTCCTGAGTGCAGTCAGTCTGGAGTATTGTCTAATTCCAAGGGCATTCCATGAAAGGACATGTAGTTGCATGAGTCTAGCGAAGTTTACCCTTAACACTGCGAGAGACAGGTCGAGCATGTACCGTAGAAGCAGCACTGTTAGATGGTGCACCAAGTGGAGGAGGCTGAGCAGGCAGGAGGCCACTGACcctttcaagacaagaggcaacagtGTCTAGCTTCTCAGTAAGTGAAGCAACAGAGGTTATAAGAACTTGTTGTGCCTTGACCAGTGTATCGAGGTTACTTGCAGTGGTAGCCTGTTGAACGATCAAGCTATCGAAGCGTGCATCAATAGCATCAAAACGTGTTGTTAGTGCTGTACAGTGCGATTCCAAGGCAGCAACAGCCTTacgaagttttgaaatttcagctgattcagGAGAGTATGATGAGACGGTTGacactggttgtggtggtggtggtggtggtgtcgtCAGTGGAAGTGACTGCGTGGCAGCGCGCGACCGTTTGGAACATCCATGCCAAACATTAACTCCTGCTTCACCACAACGAGGGCATTTCCAATGCACAGTCTCTGGAGTTGATGATGATTCTGACAATGAGGTGGAAGCATCAGTAACAGGTTTACGGTATGGACAGGTGCGTGTGGAATGGGCTGCAGCACACCAGGCACACTTAGGTGAGGCAGAGCAATATCGGGAGATATGGCCAGTACCCCAGCAGTTGAAACAGTTGGGCTGATCATCCTTCATCCTGCGTAATTCACAAGGAGGGaggcaagggaggaaggaaaactcatagacagatggtggtggttctagtagactccatgtgatgacaatgcgattaatagggttcccattttgaagaaatcttcgtGCACTGTATACACCAGGCAGTTCCTTAGCAAGGTTAGGGTCTGCTTCAATAGGGTAACGAGTAATAAGATAAGTTAAATACTTACGGGGTCTgtctattgaatcttgaatatcTAGGCGTATGGACAGAAATTCACCACCCTTCACCCTGCCAATGATATCCTCACGACTCCTTGCGATATATACAAACTTAGATGTGATAGCAGACATCTTCACCTCTGCCAGCTCCTTATCAAGATTGAAGGTTTTTTTTACTTCAGTGAGCCATCGTAGTTTAGTGTCAGtgctcaaattttctttgaagaccaaCCTAGCATACTCATCACGGGGAGCAAAAGCTGGGGTAGCAGAGGAAGCATGTCGTGTAGGGGGGTGAGGCAGAGTGACATCACTCTTTAGTCTAGTGAAAGACTCATGACACTTGGATGTTTTAGCAGCAGGAGACTGTGGAGCACTGCTAGTATCTGACCCATAATCCACTGGGCGCTTCATGGGGGTATTAGCAACAGTACTGGAGGGCTTGTGAGGAGGAGAATGTGTGAGTATTGGCCAATGAGTCATATCTACATCCTCAGCATCAGACAGGTGAAGATCATTTTCAACCTCAGAAACAGAGGCTGGACCGGAGTAAGCCATTTTTGGTGAAGCAGCAGCCCTTCCACCTCACACATACACTGCGCATGCGCGAACTGAGGCGCCGCCGACCGAGTGGGTATGCCACGGGGTATGAGTTTTTATATCTTAACCACAGACTAGTATAAAAGTCCTATATACACACTGTTGTTACTAAAATGGTCACTGAGTCTTACTGTAACTTATATAGCACGGTGAAAGGTGTAGTATCGCTAGAACTTGCACAAAAACTCATTGTATAGAGAGCTCATACTATGCGTGTTTACAAACCGAGACAGTGTTACCAACCCCTGTGATATCAAGTTCCAATTAAATTTATCACAACTATATAAagctataattttcatttttctgtAATTGTATGGATTCTAATAAATATTTCGATAAAATGATTCATTTAATCAGAATGGAAATCTTTTTCCACCCTCTTCCATTTCTTGACGTGAGGTATCATATCCCCTAAAACATCATACAGACAAACATTATTCTTCCTTTACTATAATTTTTAGAACAATAACTTGAACTAAAAACCAAAAACGAAAATCTTTTTCGGCGTCCTCCCTCGGTTGTTTTCAGTAAAAAGGAATGCGAGCCTTTCACAAAAAGCGGAAGAgaaggaaaatattgttttatcCCGACATAAATCCCAACGAATTCAATTCACGTTAAGCAAATAGATTATTTATATCCTATGTTTGTAAGGTTTTATTTGTTCGAGAGGTCATTCagaaatttatctttaaaatgtgCCCTTATTATAAGTACATGGGCAAAGATGTGTATTTAGTaaacattcatacacatacataaatttatacacatactgtatatcatatgcattatatatatatatatatatatatatatatatatatatatatatatatatatatatatatatatatacatacataagtgtgtgtgtatgtattatgtgtaGAAGTCACGACAGCAACACGTGGTGTGAGCATAAGTATctattaaagccacgaaaggaaaagttaaaataCTTCACTGGTGACGTCATGGTAAGTCTGATGATATTACGAAATCACGAAAGTACAATAAAGccttttaacttttccttttcgTGGCTGTAatagacacacacatgcatacacacatatatatacatatatatatatatatatatacatatatatatatatatatatatatatatatatatatatatatatatatatatatatatatatattacaattgtgTTTGTGTGAATGAGTGCATTATGTATTGTATTGAGAGTACCCTTTGTATTATGCTGGGAGTACACTATGTAATCTATTATAAGTACATTATGCATTCTATTGGGAGTACACTATGTATTCTATTGTGAACGAATATATGATATGCCATACTCTATACCATGAGAAAAATAACTGATAAATCTTGTGCACTATTGTGAGCATCATATCATCATATTTTACATAatatcaattgctcattacttctcttgtagtttatttatttccttatttcctaccctcactgggctatttttccttgttggagctcgtgggcttatagcatactgttttcccATCTGGTTAAGTAACATTGGGGCTGGTTAGTCATTGGATGGGTGACCGCTCTCCTCGGCgttgatcccatggcaaaggatcTTTACCATAATTTCCTCAGTCTACTCAGCTGTAAATGAGTACCTATCCCGGATGTGGTATGgtccagctatgggttaaatagcaAAACTCAGCAATGATGGAAAGAAACGAAAGATTAAACTATATCGATGTAAATGGAACCTCTGGCAATAGAGGAGCTTTGTCTGGCAGCCAGGTATTCAACCCAGTTGACTGGGAAGAGGCTCAGGTACTTGGAGGTCGTCATTCAGCAACTGACCACCACAATGAGAGAAACCAATAGTCAGAGACTGGAGATACAGaagaaaaccagaggaagaaatgaacaagagaagaaaataaggaaatatggagatgctacATCAAAAGCAACCCGAAGGAAAGAGGGTATATTAGAAGGTTGGTCAACATCAGGAaggaacataaagaaaaagaattggCTCTCCTCAACAGAAAAAGAGGAACTGGAAAGGGAAATTACACACAACGAATTACAAGAAGACAAACTGAGAGACGATGCCACAGAAGACAACAGGGATGATGAGATATCAAACCACGACACACAAAGAAACACCGATGAAGTAACAGAGAGGATGGAATGCGTACAAATGATTAGACAATGGATGGAGCCAGATACTGAGAGAACAAAGATCCCATCCAAGAAAGCCCACAACACCAAGAAATTAAGGGAGAAAACAAGTGAGGTTAATGAAATAATGAGAGTAATGCACACCACCACTGTCACAGAAACAAATAACTTGACATATGCTGGAGCAAGATTAATAGCAGAACTGATGGTGATACGAACACCTACACAACcaacccaacagaaaccaaaacagcaACCTCCTTGGAAAAGGCACCTGGAAAAGCAAATAATGGTGATAAGATCTGACTTGAGTAAACTgaaagagatggaaaaaaaaaggctAAGAAGCAAGAAAACAATGGAGGAACTCAACAAGAAGTACAAAATACAAGCGAAGGGACTAAACAACATAATAGAAGATGTAAAACAGAGGCTCAAGGCCAAAGCACATAAGATCCAACGGTACATCAACAGGAATAAGGGATGCCAACAGAACAAACTGTTGGGAACCAACCAGAAAAGACTATACAGCCATCTAAGAGGGGAAGACAACCACCAAGAAATCCCTAAAGCCGAACCAAGTAATAGACTTTGGGAAAACATATGGAACAATCCGATATCACACAACAAACGTACATCATGGCTACAGAAaatcaaggaaaaagaaacaataagaataaaacaagATTTACAGAGATCACGACAGATACAGTTAGACACCAACTAAAGTAAATGCCAAACTGGAAAGCCACAGGTCCTTATGAAGTCCATggatactggctcaaaaactttaaGGCCCCAGACCCACGTATAGCAGTataactccagcattgtatctcaAATCTCCATGCACCCAAATGGATGACCACAGGAAGACCATCCTTAGTACAAAAAGACTAGAGTAAGGGGAATATAACCAGTCACTACAGGCCTATCACTTGcataccaataatgtggaagttacTAACAGGTATCATCAGTGAAAGACTATACAACTACCTAGAGTATAAAAACACCATCCCCCCACCAACAGAGAAGCTGCAGAAGGAAGTTCAGGGGCACTAAATACCAGCTcctgatagacaaaatggtaatgaagaatAGTAGAAGGAAAACCAATCTGAGCATGGTATGGATTGACTATAAGAAAgtcttcgacatgataccacacacatggctaatagaatgcctgaaaatatatgggcagaggaaaacaccatcagcttcctcaaaaatacaatgTGCAACTGGAATACAGTACTTACAAGCTCCGGAATGAAACTAGCATAGGTtgatatcaggagaggaatcttccaggGCGACTCACTGTCCCCACTACTCTTGAGTAGCCATGATTCCCTTGACAAAAGTACTGCAGAAGATGGATGCTGGGTACCAACTCAAGAAAAGAGGCAACagaattaaccatctgatgttcatggatgacatcaagctgtatggtaaaagcatcaaggaaatagataccttaGTCCAGACTGTAAGGATAGTATCTGgggacatcaggatggagtttggaataaaaaaatgggccttagtcaacatacaaaaggtcaaagtaacaaggactgaagggatacagctaccagatgggagcaacatcaaacacatagatgagatgggatacaaatacctgggaataatggaaggaggggatataaaacaccaagagatgaaggacacAATCAGGAAAGAATCTATGCAGAGACTCAAGGTgatactcaagtcaaaactcaacgccggaaatatgataaaagccataaacacatgggTAATACCAGTAATCAGATATAGCTCAGGAATAGTCGAATGGACGAAGGCAGAACTTCacagcatagaccagaaaactaggaaacattTGACAATACACAAAGCGCTACACCCAAAAGCAAATAcggacagactatacataacacgaaaggaaggagggagagtACTACTAATTATAGAGGACTGCGTTAGCATCGAGAATagagcactggggcaatatctgaaaaccagtgaagacaagtggctcaagagtgcatgggaagaaggacAAAAAAAAAGTAGACGAAGACGcagaaatatacagagacaggagaatgacaaacagaacagaggactggcacaacaaaccaatgcacggacaatacatgagacagactaaagaagTAGCCAGCGATGACatgtggcaatggctactgagtgGTAGAGCTCAATAAGGAACTGAAGGAATAATAACagcggcacaagatcaggccctaagaaccaattatgttcaaagaacgatagacggaaataaTATCTCTCCCACATGTAGGAAGTGCAATACATAGCAAGCGAATGTCCGGCACATGCGCAGAACCAGTACAAAACGAGGCAGGATTCAGTGGAAAAAGCTTTCCACaggagcctgtgcaagaaacatcaggtAACTTGCAGTAATAAGTAGTACGAGCACCAACCTGGGTGAGTGATAGAAAACGacaggcaaagatcctctgggactatggtatcagaccagacaaaattaagaagaaagtatcactcacgGAGTTCGCAGTACCATGGAACTCCAGagtggaagagaaagagaggaaaaaatgaataaatatcaagacctgaaaatagaaataagaatgatatgggatatgccagtggaaatagtacccataatcataggagcactaggcacgatcccaagatccctgaaaaggaatcttgaaaaactagaggctgaagtagccccataataagaaaagtgatgg harbors:
- the LOC137644571 gene encoding uncharacterized protein, whose protein sequence is MEPLAIEELCLAARYSTQLTGKRLRYLEVVIQQLTTTMRETNSQRLEIQKKTRGRNEQEKKIRKYGDATSKATRRKEGILEGWSTSGRNIKKKNWLSSTEKEELEREITHNELQEDKLRDDATEDNRDDEISNHDTQRNTDEVTERMECVQMIRQWMEPDTERTKIPSKKAHNTKKLREKTSEVNEIMRVMHTTTVTETNNLTYAGARLIAELMVIRTPTQPTQQKPKQQPPWKRHLEKQIMVIRSDLSKLKEMEKKRLRSKKTMEELNKKYKIQAKGLNNIIEDVKQRLKAKAHKIQRYINRNKGCQQNKLLGTNQKRLYSHLRGEDNHQEIPKAEPSNRLWENIWNNPISHNKRTSWLQKIKEKETIRIKQDLQRSRQIQLDTN